A stretch of Cytophagales bacterium DNA encodes these proteins:
- a CDS encoding LysM peptidoglycan-binding domain-containing protein, translated as MSISYRYMITALCCCWLLGARGNWIATDSLRLEERDGRYFVIHEVEAKETLYSLSRRYATEIDSIKANNELRNGGIDLGQVLKIPVAKPAGEATQFIVNEVEEPLDARRKFHTVMSGETVYSLSRRYEIEASDLRSWNGLSDNNLSIGDTLYVSPPSVADKPEAKEEANDPMDDEAKVVDVITELPTKKDTTETLPEDVVEALPSAEVIDKDSIDYYTHYVQSGETLSQLARRFETIPDSLISWNGLETSTLRIGDKLLVKKVIEHDSLNHSRPRTRFTSYGSRFWIETTDQDTLVHEEGIAGTIENIIETRKFLALHRTLPVGAVMKVVNLMNHESLEVRVVGKLPNTGLNRNMMIRFTDATFKQLGIIDKKSRVEIIYSEIKG; from the coding sequence ATGTCTATCAGCTATAGATACATGATCACGGCGTTGTGTTGTTGCTGGCTCTTAGGTGCCCGTGGCAATTGGATAGCTACAGACTCACTTCGATTGGAAGAACGAGATGGAAGATATTTTGTGATCCATGAAGTAGAGGCGAAAGAGACGCTTTATTCCCTTTCCAGGCGATATGCTACAGAAATTGATAGCATCAAAGCCAATAATGAACTCAGGAATGGTGGAATTGACCTTGGACAAGTGCTTAAAATCCCTGTTGCAAAACCTGCTGGTGAAGCGACGCAATTTATTGTGAATGAAGTAGAAGAACCACTTGATGCACGACGTAAGTTTCATACGGTCATGTCAGGAGAAACCGTTTATTCTTTGTCAAGAAGATATGAAATTGAGGCATCGGATTTGAGAAGTTGGAATGGTCTCAGTGATAACAATTTAAGTATCGGCGATACGCTTTACGTAAGTCCTCCTTCTGTAGCAGATAAGCCCGAAGCAAAGGAAGAGGCAAATGATCCAATGGATGATGAAGCGAAGGTGGTAGATGTCATTACAGAATTGCCGACGAAGAAGGATACCACGGAGACCCTCCCAGAAGATGTCGTCGAAGCACTTCCGTCTGCAGAAGTAATAGATAAAGATTCAATTGATTATTATACGCATTATGTCCAGTCTGGCGAAACCTTGTCGCAATTGGCCAGAAGGTTTGAGACGATTCCAGACAGCCTAATTTCCTGGAATGGATTAGAGACAAGTACACTAAGAATAGGTGATAAGTTATTGGTCAAAAAGGTGATTGAACATGATAGCCTGAATCATTCCAGGCCAAGAACTCGATTTACTTCCTATGGTTCACGGTTTTGGATAGAAACAACGGATCAGGATACCCTTGTTCATGAAGAGGGGATTGCCGGGACCATAGAGAACATCATTGAGACCCGTAAGTTCCTGGCGCTGCATCGAACGCTTCCCGTAGGTGCTGTGATGAAAGTCGTCAACTTGATGAATCATGAATCACTGGAAGTTCGAGTCGTGGGTAAATTGCCAAATACGGGGCTAAATCGAAACATGATGATTCGATTTACAG
- a CDS encoding NfeD family protein, with protein sequence MKNILTILLSCFLGISVLAQDNEQKLVYHLQVLDDIDPRTNRYTELGLEAAIDAGADIVIIELDTYGGALNDADEIRTRILDFEKPIYAWINRDAASAGALISIACDSIYMAAGSSIGAATVVGGDGAAAPDKYQSYMRSIMRSTAEATGRNPALAEAMVDEDIDLDSIATEGKVLTLAVSEAIKYDFCEAELNSLEEVIERVGIEDYRVETYSLGSSEKVIALFLNPFVSGILILIIIGGIYFELQTPGVGFPILASAVAAVLYFTPYYLNGLAENWEIAIFFLGVVLIAVEIFVLPGFGVAGVSGLILTLGSLTLVMLDNDLLDFTLVGSGDIFIAAATTMVGFMLSIMLLFVGGVRLANSPLFRKIALTDTQDTSQGFTSRFIEETMKGKEGVAHTILRPSGKIMIEDTVYDATTRGEYIAQGEPVKVISDEGTSLKVKKLEG encoded by the coding sequence ATGAAAAATATATTGACGATACTTCTGAGCTGTTTTTTAGGGATTTCAGTCTTAGCTCAAGATAATGAACAAAAACTGGTCTATCATTTACAGGTACTGGATGACATAGACCCCAGAACCAATCGATACACTGAGCTGGGTTTGGAAGCGGCCATAGATGCCGGTGCTGACATTGTGATCATTGAATTGGACACTTATGGCGGCGCACTGAATGATGCCGATGAGATCCGTACCCGTATTTTGGATTTTGAAAAGCCCATCTATGCATGGATCAATCGAGATGCTGCCTCCGCCGGAGCTTTGATCTCAATCGCTTGCGACAGTATTTATATGGCAGCTGGTTCGAGTATCGGAGCGGCCACCGTGGTAGGTGGTGATGGCGCAGCAGCTCCGGACAAATATCAATCCTACATGCGATCCATCATGCGGTCTACAGCCGAAGCCACCGGACGAAATCCCGCCCTGGCTGAAGCCATGGTAGACGAAGACATAGATCTGGATAGTATCGCCACTGAAGGCAAAGTGCTGACCTTAGCTGTGTCTGAAGCAATTAAATACGATTTCTGCGAAGCAGAACTCAATAGTCTCGAAGAAGTCATCGAACGCGTAGGGATAGAAGATTATCGTGTGGAGACCTACAGTTTAGGTTCTTCTGAAAAAGTAATTGCCCTTTTCCTCAACCCATTCGTCAGTGGTATTCTCATTTTGATCATCATCGGCGGCATCTATTTCGAGTTGCAAACACCCGGTGTTGGTTTCCCTATTCTCGCTTCCGCTGTGGCAGCCGTGCTTTACTTCACGCCATACTACCTGAACGGACTGGCGGAAAACTGGGAGATAGCTATATTCTTCCTGGGAGTGGTACTCATTGCCGTAGAAATATTTGTCCTGCCCGGATTTGGTGTCGCAGGTGTCTCTGGATTGATCCTTACACTTGGTTCATTGACCCTGGTCATGCTGGATAACGACCTCCTGGACTTTACCCTGGTAGGCAGTGGCGATATTTTCATTGCAGCCGCAACCACGATGGTCGGATTCATGCTCTCGATCATGCTATTGTTCGTCGGGGGTGTGAGGCTCGCCAACAGTCCACTCTTTAGAAAAATTGCTTTGACTGATACTCAGGACACAAGTCAGGGTTTCACTTCTCGGTTCATCGAAGAAACCATGAAAGGTAAAGAAGGTGTCGCTCACACCATCTTAAGGCCCAGTGGTAAGATCATGATTGAAGATACTGTGTATGACGCTACGACAAGAGGTGAATACATCGCACAAGGTGAGCCAGTAAAAGTAATCTCGGATGAAGGGACCTCACTCAAAGTGAAAAAACTGGAAGGATGA
- the kdsB gene encoding 3-deoxy-manno-octulosonate cytidylyltransferase yields MIIGIIPARYASTRFPGKPLADIAGKSMIQRVYEKAIQCDLLDQVIIATDHEAIQEAALQFTENVVMTSTEHKNGTERCAEVAANTTGDYFLNIQGDEPFIDPLQIKLVCESLLAGAKIASLKIKIEDWQDIQDPNLVKVVTDHNGKALYFSRSPIPYCKTRSKEQWPVEQTYYKHVGLYGFQKATLEAVVKLPQAGLEVAESLEQLRWLAHGYSIQVQETTIDSTGIDVPADIDRALRIFQP; encoded by the coding sequence ATGATCATAGGCATCATCCCAGCCCGGTATGCTTCGACAAGATTTCCGGGCAAGCCTCTGGCGGATATCGCTGGCAAGTCCATGATCCAGCGCGTCTATGAAAAGGCAATACAATGTGATCTATTGGATCAAGTGATCATAGCTACGGATCATGAAGCCATTCAGGAAGCTGCTCTTCAGTTTACTGAAAATGTCGTGATGACTTCTACCGAGCATAAGAATGGAACGGAACGATGTGCAGAGGTGGCAGCAAACACTACAGGGGATTATTTCCTGAATATCCAGGGAGATGAGCCATTTATCGACCCTCTACAAATTAAATTGGTTTGTGAATCTTTATTAGCCGGGGCAAAAATTGCTAGCCTCAAAATCAAAATTGAGGATTGGCAAGACATCCAGGATCCAAACCTGGTCAAAGTTGTAACCGATCACAACGGAAAAGCCCTTTATTTCAGCAGAAGCCCTATCCCCTATTGCAAAACGCGATCCAAGGAACAATGGCCAGTGGAGCAAACTTATTACAAGCATGTAGGACTCTATGGGTTTCAAAAAGCGACATTGGAGGCTGTAGTGAAACTGCCACAAGCAGGGTTGGAAGTAGCTGAATCCTTAGAACAACTCCGATGGTTGGCTCATGGGTATTCCATTCAGGTACAGGAAACAACGATCGATAGCACCGGCATTGATGTCCCTGCAGATATTGACCGGGCATTACGTATCTTTCAGCCGTGA